The region ACGGCGACCGCCGTGTTGAAATCGTCGTTCATCGCGGCGGCGAAACGCTGCGCGTGCGCCTCGCTCCAGTCGAGCGGCTGCGCATCCGGCGTCGCGTCCTTCAATGCCGTGTAAAGGCGCGTGAGCGATGCGCGCGCGTCGTCGAGATGAACGTCGCTGTAGTTGAGCGGCGAACGGTAATGCGTGCGAACGATGAAGAAGCGCACGACCTCGGCGTCGAACTTCTCGAGCACTTCGCGGATCGTGAAGAAGTTGCCGAGCGACTTCGACATCTTCTCACTATCGACCTGCACGAAACCGTTGTGCATCCAATAATTGACGAAAGTTTGTCCGGTCGCACCCTCGCTTTGCGCGATCTCGTTCTCGTGATGCGGGAACTGCAGGTCCTGGCCGCCGCCGTGAATGTCGAAGTGTGCGCCGAGCAGCGTGCAGCCCATCGCCGAACATTCGATGTGCCAGCCCGGGCGGCCCGCGCCGTACTTCGATTCCCACGACGCGCCCGCCGGCTCCTGCGGCTTCGCGCGCTTCCACAGCACGAAGTCGAGCGGATCCTCCTTCGCATCGTTCGCGGCGACGCGCTCGCCCGCGCGCAAATCCTCGAGTGACTTGCCGGAGAGCCTGCCGTAGTTCGCGAACTTGCGCACCGAATAGTTGACGTCGCCGTCCTTCGCCTGATACGCGTAACCGTTCGCCTCGAGCTTCTCGATCATCCCGAGCATCTGCGGGATGAACTCGGTCGCGCGCGGCTCGAGGTCCGGCCGCTCGACGCCGAGCGCGTCGAAATCCGCGTTCATCGCGTCGGTGAAGCGGCGCGTGAGCGACTGGATCGTCTCGCCGTTCTCGACCGCGCGGCGGATGATCTTGTCGTCGATGTCGGTGATGTTGCGCACGTATGTCACGCGATAGCCGCGCGCGCGCAACCAGCGCTGGACGATGTCGAACACGACCACCATCCGCGCATGGCCGATGTGGCAATAGTCGTAGACGGTGATCCCGCAGACGTACATCCGCACTTCGCCGGGCTGCCGCGGCACGAAGTCTTGCTTGTCACGCGCAAGCGTGTTGTAGATGCGCAGTGATTCCATAGAGACGAAAGTGAGCCGAAGGAAACCGCCTGGCGATGCTCGCCGTGCCTGCGGCACCCGACAGGATTTCTGGCTGGGGCCGCGTGCCGTGCGCTTCCTCGGATGACATGCGGCGATCGATCCGCAAGCGAAGCGGTGACGGCCACGAGAGGCAAAGACTGCCCGCGGCTCGCCGGAACGCGCGGACGTTTTGTTAGAATGGCTCGGAGTATAACATTCCGATTTGAGCCTATGAAACCTTCCCGCGGCCGCGCGCCGAGCGCTGCGACCCTTGTTGCGACCGCCGCCGTGAGCGCCGCGCTCGCGCTCCTTCCGGGCGCGGCGGCCCTTGCGCAGAAAGCGCCCGCCCCCACCGACGGCACGCCGGAAATCGACGCGTCGATCACGAATCGCAACTGGGCGCAGGCGCTCGCGCAGCTCGACGCGCGCATCGCGTCGAACCCGCGCGACGTGCAGGCGCAGTTCAAGCGCGGCACCGTGCTCGCACGGCTGAACCGCGACGACGACGCGATCAAGCAGTTCGTCGAGCTGACGCAAGCCTATCCGGAACTGCCGGAACCCTACAACAACCTGGCGGCGCTCTACGCGAAGCACGGCCGCTACGACGACGCGCGCAGCGCGCTCGTCACGGCGACGCACGCGAACCCGAACTACGGGCTTGCGTACGAGAACCTCGGCGATCTCTACCTGCGCCTCGCGGCCGAATCGTACAAGCGCGCGCAGTCGCTCGGCCGCACGACGGGCGCGAGCGCGCAACGCCTGTCGGATCTGCAGAAGATCATCGCGCCGCCGAAGACGAGGGCGGCCGCCGCGCCGGCCCCGGCCGCGCGCGACTATTCGGCGCGAGCCGCCGCGAACGTGACGACCACCACGCTGCCGCTGTCCCCGACGTTCCAGTTCGGCGGCCCGAGCGGCATGCTCGCGATGCCGCCTTACGCCGCGCCGTCACAATGACGCAATGACGCGCGGCCGCCGCCGCGCCTTTCCTTCCACCCACCCAGAGGACCGTTATGAAACGTCTGTTGCTGGCGCTCGGCAGCGCCGCCCTCCTCGCGACCGCCCCCGCGTTCGCGCAATCGGCCGCGACGCACCCCGTCGTGCAGCTGAAGACCACGCAGGGCGACATCCGCGTCGAGCTGTATCCTGAGAAGGCGCCGAAGACCGTCGCCAACTTCCTTGATTACGTGAAGGCGGGCCAGTACAACGGCACGATCTTCCATCGCGTGATCAAGGGCTTCATGATCCAGGGCGGCGGCTACAAGACGAACTTCGACGAGAAGCCGACCCGCGCGCCGATCCCGCTCGAGAGCAAGAACGGGCTGAAGAACGCGACGGGCACGATCGCGATGGCGCGCACGAGCGATCCGAACTCGGCCACCGCGCAATTCTTCATCAACACCGTCGACAACGCGGGCCTCGACTATCCGAACCCGGACGGCAACGGCTACGCGGTGTTCGGCAAGGTCGTGTCGGGCCTGGACGTCGTGAAGAAGATCGAGGCTACCCCGACGACGGTGCGCGGCCCGATGCGCGACGTGCCGGAAAAGCCGATCGTGATCGAATCGGCGACGATCGTCTCGAAATAAGCCGGCCCGAGCCTCTCGCGCGGCCGCGCCGTCCCGAGCGGCCGCGCGCCGTTTAAACCCCATCCATCGAAGGAACCATCATGGTCGAACTGCATACGAACCACGGCGTCATCAAGCTCGAACTCGACGAAGCGAAGGCGCCGAAGACGGTCGAGAACTTCCTGAACTACGTGAAGAAGGGCCACTACGACGGCACGATCTTCCATCGCGTGATCAACGGTTTCATGATCCAGGGCGGCGGCTTCGAGCCGGGCCTGAAGCAAAAGCCGACCGACGCGCCGATCGCGAACGAAGCGAACAACGGCCTGAAGAACGACACGTATACGATCGCGATGGCGCGCACGAACGATCCGCACTCGGCGACCGCGCAGTTCTTCATCAACGTGAACGACAACGAATTCCTGAACCACTCGTCGCCGACCCCACAGGGCTGGGGCTACGCGGTGTTCGGCAAGGTCGTCGAAGGCCAGGACATCGTCGACAAGATCAAGGCCGTCAAGACGGGCAGCAAGGGCTTCCATCAGGACGTGCCGAACGACGACGTCGTGATCGAGAAGGCCGTCGTGGTCTGAAGCCGGCGCGACGGGGGCAGCGGGATGTTGCAGGAGACACCGCCACGAAGCGTGTTTGCGGGCGTGCCCGGCGAGCGCGGGCTCGCGCATGCGGCGCGCCCGTTCCTGTTCGTCTCCGATCTGCACCTGAGCGACGCGATCCCGCATACGGTCGCCGCGTTCGAGCGCTTCGTACGCGTGACGGCCGACAGCGCGGATTCGGTGTTCATCCTCGGCGATCTGTTCGAATACTGGATCGGCGACGATATCCTCGAGCACGATCCGTTCGCCGCGCGGATGGCCGCGCTGCTGCACACGTTCTCCGAGCGCGGCATCGCGCTCTACGTAATGCACGGCAATCGCGACTTCCTGCTCGGCAAGCGCTTCATGAAAGCGGCGGGCGCGCTCCTCATTCCGGATCCGTCCGTCATCGTCGCGTTCGGCAACCGCATCGTGCTCGCGCATGGCGACGCGCAATGCACGGCCGATCGCGGCTACCAGTGGTTTCGCCGCTTCGCGCGCAACGGCGTCGCGCAGCGGCTCTTTCTCGCGTGGCCGTTCGCGTGGCGCCGCGCGCTCGCGCAGCGGATGCGCGCGTCGAGCGAAACCGGCCGGATGCGCCCCGCTTCGCCGCGCTACGACGTGACGCGCAAAGGCGTTGCCGCGCTCTTGCGGCGCAGCGGCGCGCGCACGATCATCCACGGCCACACGCACAAGCCGGCGCGGCATGTCGAGGCAGACGGCGTGCGCTGGGTATTGCCCGATTGGGAGCTCGACCACGGCCTGCGACGCGGCGGTTATCTGCGCGTCGACGCGGAAGGAATACGCGCGCTGCCGCTCGATTGAGCGTCGCGCCCGTTTGCGTCAAGCGGGCCGGGCGGCCAGGATGCGGTCTCGAAGCGATCTCGAAGCGATCAAGCAAGCCGCGCCACGACCGTGGCGCCCACCCAGCGCACCCAGCCCGCGCAACGAAGAACGCGCTCGTGGCGCCGTTCGATCCTTCGCCTGAACGGGCAAAGAATGCGGCCGATTCGCCCCACGCCTGTGCAATCGACAGGCGGCGGCGGCTGCGCTTCGCTCGGCACCGGCCGCGGGCAACGAGCAACCATCGACAAGCCAATCCACATTCGGCGATAGCGTGCAAGCAGGCGGCTTTGTCCGAGGGCGCAGTCGCGCCCTGCTCAGCGCTCGGCCGCCGTCCCCCCGTCGAGCGCGCGCCCCTCGAACGCAGCGGACAGGCGGCGCAAGTCGAGCCGCGCGCCGTCCGTGCCCTGCAGGGCATCCAGGTGCGCGCCGAGACGCTCGAGCGCGACGACGATTTCGTCGACGCGCTGCGCCTCCTTTGCCGCATGATCGATGAGGCCGTGAATCGCGAGCGACATCGGATCGTCGGCGTTCGGCGTGATCCCATATGCGCAGAACGCGGTGCGCTCGGGCGTACGCTTCGCCTCGGCGGGCACCACGACCCGCGCCGGGTTGCCGACCGCGGTGCCGCCCGCCGGCACGGGCTTCACGACGACAGCGTTCGAGCCGATCTTCGCGCCCGCGCCCACCGTGAAGCCACCCAGCACCTTTGCACCCGCGCCGACGATCACGCCGCGCTCGAGCGTCGGGTGACGCTTCGCGCCGCGCGCGAGCGACGTGCCGCCGAGCGTCACGCCCTGGTAGATCGTGCAGTCGTCGCCGATGACGGCCGTCTCCCCGATCACGACGCCCATGCCGTGATCGATGAACACGCGTCGGCCAAGCGTCGCGCCCGGATGGATTTCGATGCCGGTCAGGAAACGGCCGAGCTGCGACACGAAACGGCCGAGCCAGCGCCAGCCCGAACGCCAGCACGCGTGCGCGAGCCGGTGAAACACGAGCGCGTGCAATCCCGGATAGCACGTGAGCACTTCCCAGGCGCTGCGGGCGGCGGGATCGCGCTCGCGGATCGTGGCGACGTCTTCGCGAAGTCTCGTGAACATGGTGGTGACGATGCAAAAAGGAAACCCGGTGCGCGGCCGCCGGGCGGAGCCGTTATCGAGCCGTTATCGGTTCGACAGCTTTGCTTATGACATGCGGACGATTGTAGAGCCGCCGCCGCGCACGCGCAGCAGGCACCGCGTTCCCCCTGCCGCGATCGCGGGTATGGCACGACCGCGAGACCGCGCGGCGTCAGTCGTCTCGGCTGACGTCGCGACCCGAATAGTCCGCGTCGCCGGTGGCGCTTTCGCCGTTGCCGTTGCCCTCGCCCGAAGCGCCCGCGCGCGCGTTCGCCCCGCCCGCCTTCAGCAGGATGTGCTTCGCGATGCCTCGAACGATGTTCACTTCTTCGCGTTCGAGCCCCGTTCGCGCGAAGAGCCGCCGCAGCCGCGGCATCAGCTTCTTCGGATTGCGCGGATCGAGGAAATCGAGCGCGATCAGCGCATTTTCCAGATGGACGAACATCCGCTCGATCTCGTCGCTTTGCGCGAGCGTGCCGAGCGCGGCGTCCGGCGGCACCGCCGCCTCGTCGTCTTCGAGCAGCGCGACGCGCAGCTCGTACGCGAGCACCTGCACCGCCTGCGCGAGGTTGAGCGAACTGTATGCGGGGTTCGCCGGAATGTGCGCGATCGCGCTGCAGCGCTCGACGTGCTCGTTCGACAGGCCGGTGCGTTCGTTGCCGAACACGAGCGCGATATCGCCCGTGCGCACCTGCTGAAGCGCGCTCGCGGCGGCCGCGCGGGGCGCGAGCCGCGGCGGGCCGTACTCGCGCGAACGCGCGGTGAGCGCGAGCGACCACTGCACGCCGTTCAGCGCGTCGGCGAGCGTCGGCACGACGTGCGCGGACGCGAGCACATCGTCGGCGCCGCTCGCCATCGCGAGCGCCTCCGGATCGCTCTGCACGCGCGGCACGCGCGGCGCGACGAGCACGAGGCGGGAAAACCCCATCGTCTTCAGCGCGCGCGCCGCCGCGCCGACGTTGCCGGGGTGGCTCGGCTCGACGAGCACGAAGCGCGTCGACGTGAATCCGCCGCGCGCGGTCCGCGCCGGACGGGATGTGGCCGCGCCGGAAGGCGGCGCGGACGGTTTCTGCTGAGATTCCAAAACGTTCACTTCGACTGATCGGGATGCCGGTATGGTATCGCCAACTCGCCGACAAACCCACTCGTCCGAACGGCCGATCGAACGACCCGCGCAACCGTTTCGCAAAAAAATGCCGCGAGTCGGGTAAAATTACGCTTTCGCATGCGGCGCTTGCGTTGCTCGGCCCGCACCCCGCTCTTTGCCAATTCGTCTTCCGTCGGCGAAACGCCCGCCTGGCGCCCCTCGTGCGCGCCGCGGCGCTTCGCTGGTTCGATCACCCTTCGTGGCGGCCTCGCGTCGCCGGCTTCAGGATTCAGGCTCATGCATCCCATGCTCAACATCGCTGTCAAGGCGGCTCGCCGCGCCGGACAGATCATCAATCGCGCATCGCTCGACCTCGATCTGATCGAGATCCGCAAGAAGCAGCAGAACGATTTCGTGACGGAAGTCGACAAGGCGGCGGAAGACGCGATCATCGAAACGCTGAAGACCGCTTATCCCGATCATGCGATCCTCGCCGAAGAATCCGGCGAATCGGGCGACGCATCCGAATTCCAGTGGATCATCGATCCGCTCGACGGCACGACGAACTTCATTCACGGCTTTCCGTACTACTGCGTGTCGATCGCGCTTGCGCACAAGGGCGTCGTCACGCAGGCGGTGGTCTACGATCCGAACCACAACGACCTCTTCACCGCGACGCGCGGCCGCGGCGCCTACCTGAACGACCGGCGCATCCGCGTCGGCCGGCGCGACCGCCTCGCGGACGCGCTGATCGGCACGGGCTTTCCGTTCCGCGAAAAAGACGGCCTCGATGCCTACTCGCGCCTCTTCACCGAGATGACGCAGGCGTGCACCGGGCTGCGCCGCCCGGGCGCGGCGGCGCTCGATCTCGCGAACGTCGCGGCGGGCCGCCTCGACGGCTTCTTCGAACAGGGCATCAACGTGTGGGACGTCGCGGCGGGTAGCCTGCTCATCACCGAGGCGGGCGGCCTCGTGGGCAACTACACGGGCGACGCCGATTTCCTGCACCGGCGCGAGATCGTCGCCGCGAATCCGAAGGTCTACGCGCAGATGATTCCGATCCTGAGCCGCTATACGCATACGCGGCCGGCGAGCGAATGAATGGCCTGACTGCTGCCGTGCCCGCGTAGCGCCGATCGCGGCGGCGGGCAAGCCCGGGCGGCCCGCGGCGCATCGAGCGCCGCGGGCCGTTTCGTTTCCGGTCGGTTTCCGGCCGTTCCGGTCTGCGCGAACGAGCCGGAGCGGCCCGAGTGCGATCCGCCGATTCAAACCGAAAACGCGCAGGCGTGCGCCCCTCCTCGCGAACGCGCAGACCGTCAGGCCGCTTCGCGGCGCGAGTGGATAGCGCGACGCCGTTCGCGGCCGCGCTCGCGGCCCGCATTACCGCACGGCGAACCCTCCCATCGACGTGCCCGGCTGACAGTTGGGCGCGTAGATATAGACCAGCTTGTTCGCCACGAACGCCGACGTGAGCACCGAATACACGTCTTTGTTTCCGTTCAGATACGCGAGCGTGCCGACGGTCACCTCCATGACGCCGTTGTTATCGATGAAGATCTTGGTGATCGCGCCCGACGTGCACAACGTATCGGCATATGCGGAGGACGACGCCAGAAGCCCGGCCGAAACGATTGCGGCAAAAGTCTTTTTCATTTCATTCTCCTAAATAAAGAATCGACAATTGAAAAATCGACTGCATGCACCCTCGTACTGCCTCTACTCAGCTCCAACGATATTCGGACATTCTGAAGTGCGCCGCCGGCCGATACGCGGCTGGATTCGACTGCCTCCGCTCGCTCGCGAGCGATCACCGCGCGCTGGCCGAAACGCCGACTTTCAACGTGCGGCGTGCGCCGATTCGCGCGCCCGGTGTTCGAAACGAGCGGACACAATGCTCGACGGTTCCGGCTTCATCAAGCAAAACGCGTATTGAAACGAAACGGATTCGGGCGCGGCGATCCGCGTCAGCGGCCGTATCGGCGGCGGACGCAACGCACCTCGATCATCGAAAATCATGAGCCTCTCGTCGTCGCGTGATTGCGCACGCAGCAAACCGGCACGCGCATACGCACCGGGTCCCGCTACGGCCAAGCCGACAAGGTTCGATGAGACATCAAGAGCCCCCATTTTCACGGGATGCGGCTGATCTCAGCGCGTCGCATCGTTCGACGCCGCCATATTTTTCCCGTTACTTCCCCGACTGCCGCGTCGTCTCGGCCAGTCGAGCCGATCGACGAAAATCAATACTCGAAACGGTCGACTTCAGAAAGAAATATCCGGCAACGCCGCATGCCGGATCGCTTCTCGATTGAAGTCGCATGGCCTTTCTTTATTCAGTGCATCTCCGCCATCTTCGTCGCTTCGACACGCACGCCGAAACCCATTGCGAATTCTCGTACTCATTCTGTTTTGGCGCTCGACGGAGACTATTACCTCTCTCTCGTCAGAACAAATGGTATTAATTTATCCAACCCATCATTCGATAGGATCCGACATCATCGATCACAAAACCGTCAACATAAACGGCGCATCATGCAAATATTTCGTTCCGGCCAAAAAATTAATCATTGAATAGTGCGGCAGCGCGTTTTGTTTGCCGCGCATCAATCACACTCGACAATTCGCGCACGACATGCCGTGCAAGATCGTGCATGACGATGTCAGTGCCGATCCGCAAGCGCGATACGTCGTTTGAAAATCTCGCGTTGCGCGGATACGTGGCGGCCGCCTCGACGCATCGAGTCGAGATGCACGGACTAAGCCAGGCGAGCCGCGTCGCGCCGATCACGAGCAGGATGGGTCGGTACCGAATTTCGATATCGCTCGCCTCGACGGCCGACGCACCGCGGCATGGGCCGCAAAGCCATCGACAACGGGCTTGACACGTGCGAATCGCGACCGAATCGACACATTGGCCGTCCGGCCAGCTTCGCGCGCCGTCCCGACAAGGTAAACTCTCACCCAATTCCGTATACGCAGACAGATATCCGCACGATGGCCACCCAAATCGACGCCTCCTCCGAAGCAGCAGCGGCTACGGCCGCCGCGCAGCACACGCCGATGATGCAGCAGTACCTACGCATCAAGTCGGAGCACCCCGACACGCTCGTGTTCTACCGGATGGGCGACTTCTACGAGCTCTTCTTCGAAGACGCGGAAAAAGCCGCGCGTCTGCTCGACCTGACGCTCACGCAACGCGGCGCATCCGCCGGCACGCCGATCAAGATGGCGGGCGTGCCGCATCACGCGGTCGAGCAATACCTCGCGAAGCTCGTGAAATTCGGCGAATCGGCGGCGATCTGCGAACAGATCGGCGACCCCGCGACGTCGAAAGGCCCCGTCGAGCGCAAGGTCGTGCGCGTCGTGACGCCGGGCACGCTGACCGACGCCGCGCTGCTGTCCGACAAGAGCGACGTGTTTCTGCTCGCGCTGTGCGTCGGCCACAACAAACGCGGCGTCGCGTCGAACATCGGCCTCGCCTGGCTCAATCTCGCGAGCGGCGCGCTGCGGCTCGCCGAGCTCGCGCCGGATCAGCTCGGCGCGGCGCTCGAGCGCATCCGGCCCGCCGAGATTCTCGCGGCCGACGGCACGATCGAATCGGTGCCGGCCGGCATGGGCGCGATCACGCGCGTGCCCGCGTGGCACTTCGATATCGCGTCGGGCACGCAGCGCCTCTGCGATCAGCTCGAAGTCGCGAGCCTCGACGGCTTCGGCGCGCAAGCACTCACGAGCGCGAACGGCGCGGCGGGCGCGCTGCTGATCTACGCAGCGGCCACGCAGGGCCAGCAGCTTCGCCACGTGCGCAGCCTCAAGGTCGAAAACGAATCCGAATACATCGGGCTCGATCCGTCGACGCGGCGCAATCTCGAGCTCACCGAGACGCTGCGCGGCACCGAATCGCCGACGCTCTATTCGCTGCTCGACACCTGCTGCACCGCGATGGGCAGCCGCCTGTTGCGCCATTGGCTGCATCATCCGCCGCGCGCGTCGGTCGCCGCGCAGGCGCGCCATCAGGCAATCGGCGCGCTGCTCGACGCCCCCCCGAACGCCGGCCTCGACAGCCTGCGCTCGGCGCTGCGGCAAATCGCCGACGTCGAGCGGATCACCGGCCGCCTCGCGCTGCTATCCGCGCGGCCACGCGATCTGTCCAGCCTGCGCGACACGTTCGCCGCCCTGCCCGCGCTGCGCGAGCGCGTTGCCGAGATCGCATCGAACGCGGCCGCGCTCGGCCGCCTCGAAGCCGCGCTCGAGCCGCCGCCCGGTTGCCTCGATCTGCTCACGCGCGCCATCGCGGCCGAGCCGGCGGCGATGGTGCGCGACGGCGGCGTGATCGCCCGAGGCTACGACGCCGAGCTCGACGAGTTGCGCGACATTTCGGAGAACTGCGGCCAGTTCCTGATCGATCTCGAAACGCGCGAGCGCGCACGCACCGGCATTTCGAACCTGCGCGTCGAGTACAACAAGGTCCACGGTTTCTATATCGAAGTCACGCGCGGCCAGACCGACAAGGTGCCCGACGACTACCGCCGCCGCCAGACGCTCAAGAACGCCGAGCGCTACATCACGCCCGAGCTGAAGACGTTCGAGGACAAGGCGCTGTCCGCGCAGGAACGCGCGCTCGCTCGCGAACGCGCGCTGTACGACGGCGTGCTGCAAGCGCTCCTGCCCCATATCGAGGGTTGCCAGCGCGTCGCAAGCGGCCTCGCCGAACTCGATCTGCTCGCGGCGTTCGCCGAGCGCGCCCGCACGCTCGACTGGGTGGCGCCGGAATTCACCGACGAGATCGGCATCGAAATCGATCAGGGCCGCCATCCGGTCGTCGAGGCACAGGTCGAGCAATTCATCGCGAACGATTGCGCCCTGAACCCCGAGCGAAAGCTGCTCCTCATCACCGGCCCGAACATGGGCGGTAAATCGACGTTCATGCGTCAGACCGCGCTCATCGCGCTGATGGCGTACGTCGGCAGCTACGTGCCGGCGAAAGCCGCGCGCTTCGGCCCCATCGACCGCATCTTCACGCGCATCGGCGCGGCGGACGACCTCGCGGGCGGCCGCTCGACGTTCATGGTCGAAATGACGGAGGCCGCCGCGATCCTGAACGACGCAACGCCGCACAGCCTCGTGCTGATGGACGAAATCGGCCGCGGCACATCGACGTTCGACGGCCTCGCGCTCGCCTGGGCGATCGCACGCCATCTGCTGTCGCACAACCGCTGCTACACGCTGTTCGCGACGCACTACTTCGAGCTCACGCAACTGCCGGCGGAATTCCCGCAGGCGGCGAACGTGCATCTGTCCGCCGTCGAGCACGGTCACGGCATCGTATTCCTGCATGCGGTCGAGGAAGGGCCGGCGAATCAGAGCTACGGCCTGCAGGTCGCGCAGTTGGCGGGGGTTCCCGCGCCGGTGATTCGCGCCGCGCGCAAGCATCTCGCGCACCTCGAACAGCAGTCCGCCGCCCAGGCGACGCCGCAGCTCGATCTCTTCGCCGCACCACCGGTCGTCGACGAGCCGGAATGCAACGAGCCCCCCGCCGCCGCGACGCCGCACCCCGCGCTCGAGCGCCTGCTCGAGCTCGATCCGGACGACTTGAAACCGCGCGACGCGCTCGATCTGCTTTACGAACTTCACACACTCGCCCGCTCGGGCCCGGCGGATGCGCAACGCTGACGGCACCGCGCCGCGCGCGCCGCTTCCCTCGCGCATCGCCGCGTCCGCGCTCGCCTGCATACTTGCAGCGGCGCTCGCCGGCAACGCACGGGCCGCACCTGCGTCGCCGCGAACGGGCGGCGATCCGTACGCGTTCGCGGTCTTGTCCGGCGTGATCGCATCGGCCGACGACGAACCGCAGGCCCGGCGCCTGCTCGATGCGATCGCGCGCGATCGCTCGGTGTCGTTCATCGTCTACGAAGGCAACCTGAAGGGGCCGAAGGAAGCCTGCCGCGATCAGCTATACGAGCAACGCAACGTGCTGTTCGCGACGTCCCGCGTCCCGCTCGTGCTACTGCCGGGCCAGTACGACTGGGCCGCCTGCGGCACGCGCGACGCCGGTGCGTACGACCCCGTCGAGCGG is a window of Burkholderia mallei ATCC 23344 DNA encoding:
- the cysS gene encoding cysteine--tRNA ligase; the encoded protein is MESLRIYNTLARDKQDFVPRQPGEVRMYVCGITVYDYCHIGHARMVVVFDIVQRWLRARGYRVTYVRNITDIDDKIIRRAVENGETIQSLTRRFTDAMNADFDALGVERPDLEPRATEFIPQMLGMIEKLEANGYAYQAKDGDVNYSVRKFANYGRLSGKSLEDLRAGERVAANDAKEDPLDFVLWKRAKPQEPAGASWESKYGAGRPGWHIECSAMGCTLLGAHFDIHGGGQDLQFPHHENEIAQSEGATGQTFVNYWMHNGFVQVDSEKMSKSLGNFFTIREVLEKFDAEVVRFFIVRTHYRSPLNYSDVHLDDARASLTRLYTALKDATPDAQPLDWSEAHAQRFAAAMNDDFNTAVAVAVLFELATEVNRTREPALARQLRLLAGLLGLLGREPREFLQHAAGAARTGALEPHEIEARIAARVAAKQAKNYAEADRIRAELLEAGIALEDKPGGSTEWRRV
- a CDS encoding tetratricopeptide repeat protein; its protein translation is MKPSRGRAPSAATLVATAAVSAALALLPGAAALAQKAPAPTDGTPEIDASITNRNWAQALAQLDARIASNPRDVQAQFKRGTVLARLNRDDDAIKQFVELTQAYPELPEPYNNLAALYAKHGRYDDARSALVTATHANPNYGLAYENLGDLYLRLAAESYKRAQSLGRTTGASAQRLSDLQKIIAPPKTRAAAAPAPAARDYSARAAANVTTTTLPLSPTFQFGGPSGMLAMPPYAAPSQ
- a CDS encoding peptidylprolyl isomerase, with protein sequence MKRLLLALGSAALLATAPAFAQSAATHPVVQLKTTQGDIRVELYPEKAPKTVANFLDYVKAGQYNGTIFHRVIKGFMIQGGGYKTNFDEKPTRAPIPLESKNGLKNATGTIAMARTSDPNSATAQFFINTVDNAGLDYPNPDGNGYAVFGKVVSGLDVVKKIEATPTTVRGPMRDVPEKPIVIESATIVSK
- a CDS encoding peptidylprolyl isomerase, encoding MVELHTNHGVIKLELDEAKAPKTVENFLNYVKKGHYDGTIFHRVINGFMIQGGGFEPGLKQKPTDAPIANEANNGLKNDTYTIAMARTNDPHSATAQFFINVNDNEFLNHSSPTPQGWGYAVFGKVVEGQDIVDKIKAVKTGSKGFHQDVPNDDVVIEKAVVV
- a CDS encoding UDP-2,3-diacylglucosamine diphosphatase — protein: MLQETPPRSVFAGVPGERGLAHAARPFLFVSDLHLSDAIPHTVAAFERFVRVTADSADSVFILGDLFEYWIGDDILEHDPFAARMAALLHTFSERGIALYVMHGNRDFLLGKRFMKAAGALLIPDPSVIVAFGNRIVLAHGDAQCTADRGYQWFRRFARNGVAQRLFLAWPFAWRRALAQRMRASSETGRMRPASPRYDVTRKGVAALLRRSGARTIIHGHTHKPARHVEADGVRWVLPDWELDHGLRRGGYLRVDAEGIRALPLD
- the cysE gene encoding serine O-acetyltransferase: MFTRLREDVATIRERDPAARSAWEVLTCYPGLHALVFHRLAHACWRSGWRWLGRFVSQLGRFLTGIEIHPGATLGRRVFIDHGMGVVIGETAVIGDDCTIYQGVTLGGTSLARGAKRHPTLERGVIVGAGAKVLGGFTVGAGAKIGSNAVVVKPVPAGGTAVGNPARVVVPAEAKRTPERTAFCAYGITPNADDPMSLAIHGLIDHAAKEAQRVDEIVVALERLGAHLDALQGTDGARLDLRRLSAAFEGRALDGGTAAER
- a CDS encoding RNA methyltransferase; its protein translation is MESQQKPSAPPSGAATSRPARTARGGFTSTRFVLVEPSHPGNVGAAARALKTMGFSRLVLVAPRVPRVQSDPEALAMASGADDVLASAHVVPTLADALNGVQWSLALTARSREYGPPRLAPRAAAASALQQVRTGDIALVFGNERTGLSNEHVERCSAIAHIPANPAYSSLNLAQAVQVLAYELRVALLEDDEAAVPPDAALGTLAQSDEIERMFVHLENALIALDFLDPRNPKKLMPRLRRLFARTGLEREEVNIVRGIAKHILLKAGGANARAGASGEGNGNGESATGDADYSGRDVSRDD
- a CDS encoding inositol monophosphatase family protein, translating into MHPMLNIAVKAARRAGQIINRASLDLDLIEIRKKQQNDFVTEVDKAAEDAIIETLKTAYPDHAILAEESGESGDASEFQWIIDPLDGTTNFIHGFPYYCVSIALAHKGVVTQAVVYDPNHNDLFTATRGRGAYLNDRRIRVGRRDRLADALIGTGFPFREKDGLDAYSRLFTEMTQACTGLRRPGAAALDLANVAAGRLDGFFEQGINVWDVAAGSLLITEAGGLVGNYTGDADFLHRREIVAANPKVYAQMIPILSRYTHTRPASE
- the mutS gene encoding DNA mismatch repair protein MutS yields the protein MATQIDASSEAAAATAAAQHTPMMQQYLRIKSEHPDTLVFYRMGDFYELFFEDAEKAARLLDLTLTQRGASAGTPIKMAGVPHHAVEQYLAKLVKFGESAAICEQIGDPATSKGPVERKVVRVVTPGTLTDAALLSDKSDVFLLALCVGHNKRGVASNIGLAWLNLASGALRLAELAPDQLGAALERIRPAEILAADGTIESVPAGMGAITRVPAWHFDIASGTQRLCDQLEVASLDGFGAQALTSANGAAGALLIYAAATQGQQLRHVRSLKVENESEYIGLDPSTRRNLELTETLRGTESPTLYSLLDTCCTAMGSRLLRHWLHHPPRASVAAQARHQAIGALLDAPPNAGLDSLRSALRQIADVERITGRLALLSARPRDLSSLRDTFAALPALRERVAEIASNAAALGRLEAALEPPPGCLDLLTRAIAAEPAAMVRDGGVIARGYDAELDELRDISENCGQFLIDLETRERARTGISNLRVEYNKVHGFYIEVTRGQTDKVPDDYRRRQTLKNAERYITPELKTFEDKALSAQERALARERALYDGVLQALLPHIEGCQRVASGLAELDLLAAFAERARTLDWVAPEFTDEIGIEIDQGRHPVVEAQVEQFIANDCALNPERKLLLITGPNMGGKSTFMRQTALIALMAYVGSYVPAKAARFGPIDRIFTRIGAADDLAGGRSTFMVEMTEAAAILNDATPHSLVLMDEIGRGTSTFDGLALAWAIARHLLSHNRCYTLFATHYFELTQLPAEFPQAANVHLSAVEHGHGIVFLHAVEEGPANQSYGLQVAQLAGVPAPVIRAARKHLAHLEQQSAAQATPQLDLFAAPPVVDEPECNEPPAAATPHPALERLLELDPDDLKPRDALDLLYELHTLARSGPADAQR